In Trichoderma atroviride chromosome 2, complete sequence, one DNA window encodes the following:
- a CDS encoding uncharacterized protein (MEROPS:MER0031617) produces MALPFDEWPSIRVKTADTSLFARYDGTGPAILLLHGCPQHSLMWHKVGPLLSSKYTVIAPDLPGMGQSTLSESGNYTSASAAAAVIALLDFLHIQKVAVFGYDKGASVGSVLAWMYADRVASLSVGEYALPAFGHEIFQNPDPSKNIYGHWHLALFSVPEAAEFLIRGREREFLNWYFWHSSYAAGALISPDHVERYAAALSKPGYLRSMTEFLNGNIWREVEYFKPLRDDPIRIPLTVLWGEASMVSEEFSQTLWGPTATSVKTMFVPKAGHWLADENPKWLATFIDQNVAGSAVEPSVANLAYLENLVTMI; encoded by the exons ATGGCTCTGCCCTTTGACGAATGGCCCTCGATTCGGGTCAAGACTGCCGACACCAGCCTTTTCGCCCGTTACGACGGAACTGGCCCAGCTATTTTGCTTTTACATGGCTGTCCGCAGCATTCT CTCATGTGGCACAAAGTAGGCCCGCTCCTTTCTTCCAAGTATACCGTCATTGCCCCGGACCTACCCGGCATGGGCCAGTCGACCCTGAGTGAATCGGGAAACTATACTTCTGCATCAGCTGCCGCAGCCGTCATAGCACTGCTAGATTTCTTGCATATCCAGAAAGTGGCTGTATTTGGCTATGACAAAGGGGCTTCAGTTGGATCTGTGCTGGCATGGATGTATGCCGATCGCGTGGCGTCTCTAAGTGTTGGAGAATACGCTCTTCCAGCGTTTGGTCATGAGATTTTCCAAAATCCGGATCCATCCAAGAATATATATGGGCATTGGCATCTAGCTCTATTTTCTGTTCCTGAAGCGGCCGAGTTTCTCATCCGCGGGCGTGAGAGAGAATTTCTGAACTGGTATTTCTGGCACAGCTCCTACGCCGCCGGCGCTCTCATATCTCCTGATCATGTCGAGCGCTATGCAGCCGCACTCTCAAAGCCAGGATATCTGCGTTCCATGACAGAGTTTCTGAACGGTAATATTTGGCGCGAGGTTGAATACTTTAAGCCGCTGAGAGACGATCCGATTCGAATCCCCTTGACGGTGCTCTGGGGAGAGGCGAGTATGGTCTCGGAGGAATTTAGCCAGACTTTATGGGGCCCTACAGCAACTTCTGTCAAGACCATGTTTGTACCAAAAGCTGGGCATTGGTTAG CGGACGAAAACCCAAAGTGGCTGGCGACTTTTATCGATCAAAACGTTGCTGGTTCGGCTGTTGAGCCATCTGTTGCCAACCTGGCGTATCTGGAGAATCTAGTCACCATGATTTAG